One part of the Quercus lobata isolate SW786 chromosome 7, ValleyOak3.0 Primary Assembly, whole genome shotgun sequence genome encodes these proteins:
- the LOC115952523 gene encoding thaumatin-like protein 1: MMKTLALYSLTLAFFFLSGAHSAKITFTNNCPRTIWPGTLTSDQKPQLSNTGFELASKASLTLDVQAPWKGRFWPRTRCSTNAGKFTCETADCSTGQVACNGNGAIPPASLVEINIAANGGKDFYDVSLVDGFNLPVSVATRGGTGECKTSSCPANVNAVCPAELQVKGSDGSVLACKSACTAFNQPQYCCTGAFNTPQTCPPTNYSRIFEQQCPQAYSYAYDDQNSTFTCSGSPDYVITFCP; this comes from the exons ATGATGAAAACCCTGGCACTCTATAGCCTTACCTTGGCCTTCTTTTTCCTATCTG GTGCTCACTCTGCTAAAATAACTTTCACAAACAACTGTCCAAGAACCATTTGGCCCGGAACTCTAACTTCGGATCAAAAACCACAACTATCAAATACTGGATTTGAGTTAGCATCCAAAGCTTCCTTAACTCTGGATGTTCAAGCTCCATGGAAAGGCCGGTTTTGGCCCCGAACTCGATGCTCAACCAACGCAGGAAAGTTCACTTGCGAGACTGCAGATTGTAGCACTGGTCAAGTTGCATGCAATGGAAATGGCGCAATCCCGCCAGCTTCTTTAGTAGAAATCAACATAGCAGCCAATGGTGGGAAGGATTTCTACGATGTTAGCCTTGTAGATGGCTTCAACTTGCCTGTTTCGGTAGCCACAAGAGGCGGCACTGGTGAATGCAAGACCTCAAGCTGTCCAGCCAACGTGAACGCAGTTTGCCCAGCGGAGTTGCAAGTGAAAGGGTCTGATGGGAGCGTGCTTGCTTGCAAGAGCGCTTGTACTGCTTTCAATCAACCACAGTACTGTTGCACTGGTGCATTTAACACCCCTCAAACATGTCCACCCACAAACTATTCTCGTATCTTTGAGCAACAATGTCCTCAAGCTTATAGCTATGCTTATGATGATCAGAATAGCACATTTACCTGCTCAGGTTCACCTGACTATGTTATCACCTTTTGTCCATGA
- the LOC115952065 gene encoding thaumatin-like protein 1: protein MAGEALIVLLLLFITGGQSTVTFNYENRCTESIWLGATPSIGDSDPEFISGTSKTLQMPDQWKGFIWGRTKCSLNATNYFSCETGDCGGKKICQWPVPNSPVTILNFTINQPVQTNPLVVSYELNLNHGHNVPVRIQPVGGSLVGGSTGPCPVVDCAQDFSNVCPPNLVAKGKDGRYVGCLSACDALKDPKHCCFGNFASPQTCQPNEYSSIFKKACGLAHTYPGDNQPPIYSCSGATSFSITFCPA, encoded by the exons ATGGCTGGCGAAGCTCTCATCGTCCTTCTTCTCTTGTTCATTACAG gTGGACAGTCTACGGTAACCTTCAACTACGAGAACCGATGCACTGAGTCTATATGGCTCGGTGCCACCCCATCAATTGGTGATAGTGATCCTGAGTTCATTTCAGGAACTTCAAAAACACTCCAAATGCCTGATCAATGGAAGGGTTTCATTTGGGGGAGGACCAAGTGCAGCCTCAATGccacaaattatttttcatgtgAAACTGGAGATTGTGGTGGCAAGAAAATTTGCCAATGGCCAGTACCCAATTCCCCAGTGACCATACTTAATTTCACTATTAACCAACCTGTACAAACCAATCCCCTTGTGGTCTCCTATGAGCTGAACTTGAACCATGGGCATAACGTGCCGGTCCGGATCCAACCCGTTGGTGGGTCTCTAGTTGGTGGTAGTACTGGACCATGCCCTGTGGTGGATTGTGCTCAAGATTTTAGTAATGTGTGCCCACCTAACTTAGTGGCCAAGGGCAAGGATGGTCGCTATGTTGGTTGTCTTAGTGCTTGTGATGCTTTAAAGGATCCAAAACATTGTTGCTTTGGAAATTTTGCTAGTCCTCAGACTTGCCAGCCTAATGAGTACTCAAGTATCTTCAAGAAAGCATGTGGTCTAGCCCACACTTATCCTGGTGATAATCAACCTCCAATTTATAGCTGCAGTGGGGCAACGAGCTTCAGTATCACCTTTTGTCCTGCATAA
- the LOC115953751 gene encoding thaumatin-like protein 1, translated as MMKTLALYGPILAFFFLSGAHSAKITFTNNCPRSIWPGTLALDQKPQLSKTGFELASKASLTLDVQAPWKGQFWARTRCSTNSSGKFTCETADCSTGQVTCNGNLAIPPASLVEISIAARGGTDCYDVRLVDGFNLPVSVATRGGTGKCKASSCPVNVNAVCPAKLQVKGSDCSMLACKSACIAFNQPQYCCTGPFRPPKSCPPTNYSRIFKQQCPQQAYSHATDDQNSSFTCSGAPAYVITFCP; from the exons ATGATGAAAACTCTGGCACTCTACGGCCCTATCTTGGCCTTCTTTTTCTTATCTG GTGCTCACTCTGCTAAAATAACTTTCACAAACAACTGTCCAAGAAGCATCTGGCCAGGAACCCTAGCTTTGGATCAAAAACCTCAACTATCAAAGACTGGATTTGAGTTAGCATCCAAAGCATCCTTAACGCTGGATGTCCAAGCTCCATGGAAGGGCCAATTTTGGGCCCGAACCCGATGCTCCACCAACTCAAGT gg AAAGTTCACTTGTGAGACTGCCGATTGTAGCACCGGTCAAGTTACGTGCAACGGTAATCTTGCAATCCCGCCAGCTTCTTTAGTAGAAATCAGCATAGCAGCCAGGGGTGGGACGGACTGCTATGATGTTCGCCTTGTAGATGGCTTCAACTTGCCTGTTTCTGTAGCCACCAGAGGCGGCACTGGTAAATGCAAAGCCTCAAGCTGTCCAGTCAACGTGAATGCGGTTTGCCCAGCGAAGTTGCAAGTGAAAGGGTCGGATTGTAGCATGCTTGCTTGCAAGAGCGCCTGTATTGCTTTCAATCAACCACAGTATTGTTGCACTGGCCCATTTCGGCCCCCAAAATCATGTCCACCCACAAACTATTCTCGTATCTTTAAGCAGCAGTGTCCTCAACAAGCTTATAGTCATGCTACCGATGATCAGAACAGCTCCTTTACCTGCTCTGGTGCACCCGCCTATGTTATCACTTTTTGTCCATGA